A stretch of Ipomoea triloba cultivar NCNSP0323 chromosome 13, ASM357664v1 DNA encodes these proteins:
- the LOC116001023 gene encoding probable DEAD-box ATP-dependent RNA helicase 48, translating into MHFSTPIRLRGCRDFRCVDHCLTFVRAMGGGPRTFPGGLNKWQWKRLHEKKARDKERRLLEHEKQLYQARIRSQIRAKLSPPPQQASTAVTQNPPSDPNQPTYAPMTPQQQIKALADRFMKEGAEDLWNEDDGPIQAPTPEPRRRVVGEPINLRRLISENSNSGQTSGSLSGFSNFRRFSSDTRSSVRGLSFAGHGENGSLENLPTWSRERHFPIFAQRIGYFKGGNITVWHSFLTSRCYSFDAKRINKLERFDFPRNKSLKTEDDSKKDALGSRGRRTKWPRFTSNVTDSSDDDDDESDDEAGEGSVANVKRMSSAALGKYDMKIKKRIPLQLVEDEYDLSQHVEEIRKEVNQRRLEKSGGEEEEESILSLKRFDECEISPLTVKALTAAGYMQMTRVQEATLSAVLEGRDALVKARTGTGKSAAFLIPAIETVLKPIRSRTVERVPPIYVLILCPTRELASQIAAETNVLLKYHDGIGVQTLVGGTRFKVDQKRLESDPSQIIVATPGRLLDHIENKSGFSTRLMGLKMLILDEADHLLDLGFRKDMEKIVDCLPRQRQSLLFSATIPKEVRRISQLVLKREHAYIDTVGLGLETNEKVKQFYLVAPHEQHFQIVHQLLRGHISEVPDYKIIVFCTTAMMTSLMFSLYREMKMNVREIHSRKPQLYRTRISDEFKEMRRVILITSDVSARGMNYPDVTLVIQVGIPVDREQYIHRLGRTGREGKDGEGILLIAPWEEYFLDGLKDLPIQKCDLPYLDPNITAKMEESMANIDASVKEAAYHAWLGYYNTIREIGRDKTTLVSLANQFSESIGLEKPPSLFRKTAVKMGLKDIPGIRVRK; encoded by the exons ATGCATTTCTCTACGCCTATTCGACTGAGAGGTTGCAGAGACTTCCGTTGTGTGGACCACTGCCTAACCTTCGTCCGTGCCATGGGAGGTGGTCCGCGAACGTTTCCCGGTGGGCTCAACAAGTGGCAATGGAAACGCCTCCACGAGAAGAAAGCACGGGACAAGGAAAGAAGACTCCTTGAGCATGAGAAGCAGCTTTACCAAGCCCGAATCCGATCTCAAATTCGGGCTAAACTCTCCCCACCTCCCCAACAAGCTAGCACCGCTGTCACCCAAAACCCACCGTCTGATCCTAATCAGCCCACTTATGCCCCAATGACCCCCCAACAACAAATCAAAGCCCTCGCTGATAGGTTTATGAAGGAAGGTGCTGAAGATTTGTGGAATGAAGATGATGGCCCTATCCAGGCTCCTACACCGGAGCCGCGCCGCAGAGTGGTTGGTGAGCCTATTAATTTGCGGAGATTAATTTCTGAAAATTCAAATTCTGGCCAAACTTCTGGGAGTTTGAGTGGTTTCTCAAACTTTAGACGTTTCTCCAGTGATACCAGGAGTTCTGTGAGGGGACTTAGTTTTGCAGGTCATGGAGAAAATGGAAGTTTGGAAAATTTGCCTACTTGGTCAAGAGAAAGGCATTTTCCCATTTTTGCACAAAGAATTGGTTATTTTAAAGGTGGGAATATTACAGTTTGGCATAGTTTTTTGACATCCAGATGCTATTCTTTTGATGCAAAGAGAATAAATAAGTTGGAGAGGTTTGATTTTCCAAGAAATAAGAGTTTGAAAACTGAGGATGATTCAAAGAAAGATGCATTGGGATCAAGAGGAAGAAGAACAAAGTGGCCGAGGTTTACATCAAATGTGACTGATTCATCTGATGACGACGACGATGAGTCTGATGATGAGGCTGGGGAGGGAAGTGTGGCTAATGTTAAGAGAATGAGTAGTGCTGCTTTGGGGAAGTATGATATGAAGATAAAAAAGCGAATACCATTGCAGCTTGTAGAAGATGAGTATGATTTATCACAGCATGTGGAGGAAATCCGGAAGGAGGTGAATCAAAGGAGATTAGAGAAAAGTGGAggggaagaagaggaggaatcCATTCTTAGTTTAAAAAG GTTTGATGAATGCGAGATATCCCCATTGACAGTGAAGGCACTTACTGCAGCAGGATACATGCAAATGACTAGGGTGCAAGAGGCTACTCTTTCTGCTGTCCTTGAAG GAAGGGATGCTTTAGTCAAAGCGAGGACTGGCACTGGGAAAAGTGCTGCTTTTTTG ATTCCTGCTATTGAAACAGTTCTGAAACCAATAAGGAGCAGGACAGTTGAAAGGGTCCCGCCAATATATGTGCTAATATTGTGCCCTACACGAGAGCTTGCTAGTCAGATAGCTGCAGAAACAAATGTGTTGTTGAAGTACCACGATGGCATTGGGGTGCAAACACTGGTTGGAGGAACACGCTTCAAGGTGGATCAAAAACGTTTGGAGTCAGATCCATCCCAG ATTATAGTGGCAACACCAGGTAGATTGCTGGACCACATTGAGAATAAGTCTGGATTCTCTACGCGATTGATGGGTTTGAAGATGCTTATACTCGATGAAGCAGACCACTTACTAGACCTTGGGTTCCGGAAAGACATGGAAAAGATTGTTGATTGCTTGCCTCGACAACGGCAGTCTTTACTCTTTTCAGCTACGATTCCAAAGGAG GTTCGTCGAATATCTCAACTTGTACTGAAAAGAGAACATGCATATATTGATACTGTGGGGCTTGGTTTGGAGACTAATGAAAAG GTTAAGCAATTTTATCTTGTTGCACCACATGAACAACATTTTCAAATAGTGCACCAGCTTTTGAGGGGTCATATCTCAGAAGTGCCTGATTACAAG ATCATTGTTTTTTGTACAACAGCAATGATGACATCTCTCATGTTTTCTCTATATCGAGAGATGAAAATGAATGTCAGAGAGATACATTCTAGAAAACCTCAACTTTATCGGACTCGAATCTCTGATGAATTCAAGGAAATGAGACGTGTAATTCTCATAACATCTGATGTTTCAGCCCGAGGAATGAATTATCCAGATGTCACATTGGTTATTCAG GTAGGGATTCCGGTGGATAGGGAGCAATATATACATCGACTTGGAAGAACAGGGCGTGAAGGCAAAGATGGAGAAGGCATCCTATTGATTGCACCTTGGGAAGAATATTTCTTGGATGGACTGAAGGACCTTCCAATTCAGAAATGTGATTTGCCATATTTAGATCCTAATATTACAGCAAAG